In a single window of the Zea mays cultivar B73 chromosome 5, Zm-B73-REFERENCE-NAM-5.0, whole genome shotgun sequence genome:
- the LOC100382112 gene encoding Inorganic phosphate transporter 2-1, chloroplastic-like: protein MSQSSPLFSVARAHAGAGGRAVAAALLLRRRPIAQLPHSIHGLRCLSPARATPSKTLLSLPRATLSSFADPDGDGGSSAKASDGGAKAGAGGEEQVGECEMSEMARAFHISPRVATSISVTIAFAALTVPLAMRSLVCHGTFRMNALAYFTLLSGFYMAWNIGANDVANAMGTSVGSGALTLRQAVLTAAVLEFSGAFLMGTHVTSTMQKGILVASAFQGKDSLLFAGLISSLAAAGTWLQVASSYGWPVSTTHCIVGAMVGFGLVYGGVDAVFWSSLARVSSSWVISPLMGAAVSFLVYKCIRRFVYSAPNPGQAAAAAAPIAVFTGVTAISFAAFPLSKVFSIAILQAVSSGAIGAIIVSRVIQKQLGDLLSSEAEKIASAEKSSAQQAGFLSDIAGPTGAQLQIVYGVFGYMQVLSACFMSFAHGGNDVSNAIGPLAAALSILQGVASSAEIVIPTEVLAWGGFGIVAGLTMWGYRVIATIGKKITELTPTRGFAAEFAAASVVLFASKLGLPISATHTLVGAVMGVGFARGLNRVRAETVREIVASWLVTIPVGAVLSIFYTLILTKILAYFM from the exons ATGTCTCAGTCTTCTCCTCTCTTCTCCGTCGCCCGAGCGCACGCCGGAGCAGGAGGGCGAGCCGTGGCAGCCGCTCTCCTGCTCCGTCGTCGCCCCATTGCACAGCTGCCGCACAGCATCCATGGCCTACGGTGTCTCTCTCCAGCCAGAGCGACACCTTCCAAGACGCTCCTCAGCCTCCCCCGCGCCACGCTGTCCTCCTTCGCCGACCCCGACGGCGACGGCGGCTCCAGCGCGAAAGCCAGCGACGGCGGCGCCAAGGCCGGCGCCGGCGGGGAGGAGCAGGTCGGGGAATGCGAGATGTCGGAGATGGCCAGGGCGTTCCACATCTCGCCACGGGTGGCGACGTCCATCTCCGTGACGATCGCGTTCGCCGCCCTCACCGTGCCGCTGGCGATGCGCTCGCTGGTCTGCCACGGGACCTTCAGGATGAACGCGCTGGCGTACTTCACGCTCCTGTCGGGGTTCTACATGGCGTGGAACATCGGGGCGAACGATGTCGCGAACGCCATGGGGACGTCGGTTGGGTCCGGAGCTCTGACGCTCCGGCAGGCGGTGCTGACCGCCGCGGTGCTCGAGTTCTCCGGCGCATTCCTCATGGGGACCCATGTCACCAGCACCATGCAGAAGGGAATCCTGGTTGCGTCTGCGTTCCAAGGGAAGGACTCTCTGCTCTTCGCTGGACTCATATCCTCCCTTGCTGCTGCCGGTACATGGCTGCAG GTTGCTTCGTCATATGGCTGGCCTGTCTCAACTACACATTGTATCGTTGGGGCCATGGTTGGTTTCGGGCTGGTGTATGGAGGGGTGGATGCAGTTTTCTGGAGTTCTTTGGCTAGAGTATCTTCATCCTGGGTCATCTCTCCTTTGATGGGTGCAGCTGTCTCTTTTCTTGTTTACAAGTGCATACGCAGG TTTGTATACAGCGCACCAAATCCAGGCCAGGCTGCAGCTGCTGCTGCACCAATCGCAGTCTTCACCGGTGTCACTGCAATCTCGTTTGCTGCTTTTCCTCTCAGCAAGGTGTTCTCCATTGCCATCCTGCAAGCAGTGTCCAGTGGGGCAATAGGAGCCATCATTGTCTCCCGAGTGATCCAAAAGCAGCTAGGTGACTTGCTGTCTTCAGAAGCAGAGAAGATCGCGTCTGCTGAGAAGTCAAGTGCCCAGCAGGCTGGATTTCTCTCGGACATTGCTGGCCCTACGGGAGCTCAGCTGCAGATCGTGTACGGTGTGTTTGGTTACATGCAGGTCTTATCGGCATGCTTCATGTCATTTGCTCACGGAGGGAACGACGTCTCCAATGCCATAGGGCCCCTGGCTGCAGCTTTGTCCATCCTTCAAGGTGTGGCAAGCAGCGCTGAGATAGTCATACCCACTGAAGTTCTTGCTTGGGGTGGTTTTGGGATTGTTGCAGGGCTCACAATGTGGGGATACAGGGTGATAGCAACAATTGGCAAGAAGATCACAGAACTAACACCTACCAGGGGCTTTGCCGCAGAGTTTGCAGCAGCTTCAGTAGTCTTGTTCGCATCAAAGCTCGGGTTGCCTATATCTGCCACGCATACACTTGTTGGTGCGGTGATGGGTGTCGGGTTTGCAAGAGGGCTCAATAGAGTCAGGGCAGAGACAGTTCGCGAAATTGTGGCGTCCTGGTTGGTCACAATTCCAGTTGGTGCTGTCCTATCTATCTTCTACACATTGATCTTAACCAAAATTCTGGCGTACTTCATGTGA